A genomic window from Pseudomonas marvdashtae includes:
- a CDS encoding LysE family translocator — MYLAEFLTVALIHLLAVASPGPDFAVVVRESVTHGRRAGTWTALGVGTAIFLHVGYSLLGIGLIVSQSIVLFNALKWAAAAYLLYIGFKALRAQPAKATEENLHKAVGERTARGAFTAGFITNGLNPKATLFFLSLFTVVINPHTPLAVQAGYGVYLAVATAAWFCMVAMLFSQARVRAGFARMGHWFDRTMGAVLIAIGVKLAFTEAH, encoded by the coding sequence ATGTACCTCGCCGAATTCCTCACCGTCGCCCTGATCCACCTCTTGGCCGTCGCCAGTCCCGGCCCGGACTTTGCCGTGGTGGTACGGGAAAGCGTGACCCACGGTCGCCGCGCCGGGACGTGGACGGCGCTGGGCGTGGGTACGGCGATTTTCCTGCACGTGGGCTATTCGCTGCTGGGCATCGGCCTGATCGTGTCCCAATCGATCGTACTGTTCAACGCACTGAAGTGGGCCGCCGCCGCGTACCTGTTGTACATCGGCTTCAAGGCCTTGCGAGCGCAACCGGCCAAGGCCACCGAGGAAAACCTGCACAAGGCAGTGGGCGAACGTACCGCGCGCGGCGCGTTCACGGCTGGCTTCATCACCAACGGCTTGAACCCCAAGGCGACGTTGTTCTTCCTGTCCCTGTTCACCGTGGTGATCAATCCCCATACGCCGCTGGCGGTCCAGGCCGGCTACGGCGTTTACCTGGCCGTCGCCACGGCGGCCTGGTTCTGCATGGTGGCGATGCTGTTTAGCCAGGCGCGGGTGCGCGCCGGTTTCGCCCGCATGGGCCATTGGTTCGACCGGACCATGGGCGCGGTGCTGATTGCCATTGGCGTGAAGCTGGCGTTTACCGAGGCGCATTGA
- a CDS encoding M48 family metallopeptidase, whose amino-acid sequence MNKTLIVSALSAGLLLAGCQSVNTTSGGAVGVERKQYMFSMLSTAEVNQMYAQSYQKSMGEAKAQGVLDKTSSDAKRVQAISSRLIAQAPVFRPDSAQWNWEVNLIKSDELNASCGPGGKIIFYTGLIEKLKLNDDEIAAIIGHEIAHALREHGREAMSKAYGIEMAKQGAGAIFGLGQDSLALADTVANYGMTLPNSRGNENEADLIGLELAARAGYDPNAAITLWNKMAKASEGAPPEFMSTHPASSSRIASLQAAIPKVMPLYQQAKK is encoded by the coding sequence ATGAACAAGACTTTGATCGTGAGTGCCTTGAGCGCGGGTCTGCTGCTCGCCGGTTGCCAGTCGGTCAACACCACCAGCGGCGGAGCCGTGGGCGTGGAGCGCAAGCAGTACATGTTCAGCATGCTGTCGACCGCTGAGGTCAACCAGATGTATGCGCAGTCCTATCAGAAAAGCATGGGCGAAGCGAAAGCCCAGGGCGTGTTGGACAAGACCAGCAGCGATGCCAAGCGCGTCCAGGCCATCTCCAGCCGGTTGATCGCCCAGGCACCGGTGTTCCGTCCGGATTCGGCGCAATGGAACTGGGAAGTGAACCTGATCAAGAGCGACGAGCTCAACGCCAGCTGCGGCCCTGGCGGGAAAATCATTTTCTACACCGGCTTGATCGAAAAGCTGAAGCTCAACGACGATGAAATCGCCGCGATCATCGGCCATGAAATCGCCCACGCCTTGCGCGAGCACGGCCGTGAAGCGATGTCCAAGGCCTATGGCATCGAAATGGCCAAGCAGGGTGCCGGTGCCATATTCGGCCTGGGCCAGGACAGCCTGGCGCTGGCCGATACCGTGGCCAACTACGGCATGACCTTGCCCAACAGTCGTGGCAACGAGAACGAAGCCGACCTGATCGGCCTCGAACTCGCCGCCCGGGCCGGCTACGACCCGAACGCTGCAATCACCTTGTGGAATAAAATGGCCAAGGCTTCGGAGGGGGCGCCACCAGAGTTCATGAGCACCCACCCGGCGTCGAGCAGCCGGATCGCTTCGTTGCAGGCGGCGATTCCGAAGGTTATGCCGCTTTATCAGCAGGCTAAAAAGTAA
- a CDS encoding TMEM165/GDT1 family protein, translated as MLDSFLVPTAIVALAEIGDKTQLLALILAARFRKPWPIIAGIVAATLANHAAAGAVGAWVGGFFSDAVLHWILAASFAATALWTLVPDKLDDDEANTARKFGPFLTTLIAFFLAEIGDKTQIATVMLAAQYPELWLVIIGTTVGMLIANVPVVLAGNFAAEKLPLTLIRRLAASAFFILAIVAVYKAMQSSGWV; from the coding sequence ATGCTGGACTCTTTCCTCGTACCGACCGCTATCGTTGCGCTGGCCGAAATCGGCGACAAGACGCAACTGCTCGCGCTGATCCTCGCCGCTCGCTTTCGTAAACCCTGGCCGATCATCGCCGGCATCGTCGCCGCGACCCTGGCCAACCATGCGGCGGCCGGCGCGGTGGGCGCCTGGGTCGGCGGGTTCTTCTCGGACGCGGTGTTGCACTGGATACTGGCGGCCAGCTTCGCGGCAACGGCGCTGTGGACCCTGGTGCCGGACAAGCTGGACGACGACGAAGCCAATACCGCCCGCAAGTTCGGACCTTTCCTGACCACGCTGATCGCCTTCTTCCTGGCGGAAATCGGCGATAAGACCCAGATCGCCACGGTCATGCTCGCTGCGCAATACCCTGAACTGTGGCTGGTGATCATTGGCACCACCGTGGGCATGTTGATTGCCAACGTGCCGGTGGTACTGGCCGGCAACTTCGCCGCCGAGAAACTGCCGTTGACCCTCATCCGCCGCCTGGCCGCCTCGGCGTTCTTCATCCTGGCGATCGTGGCGGTGTACAAGGCGATGCAGAGCAGTGGATGGGTTTGA
- a CDS encoding class I SAM-dependent methyltransferase, translating into MDPRSEVLLRQAELFQGSVLLAGLPADDLLGRLPEAHGWCWHAGDQAALDARFPERSQFGVNVPEREFDTAVVFLPKAKDLTDYVLNAVASRLAGREVYLVGEKRSGIEGASKQLNPFGKPRKLDSARHCQLWQVTVANAPQAKPLESLAQSYQLPLAEGPLTVISLPGVFSHGRLDRGSALLLEHLDKLPSGHLLDFGCGAGVLGAAVKRRYPHNTVTLLDVDAFAAASSRLTLAANGLEAEVLTGDGIDAAPMGLSAILSNPPFHVGVHTDYHATENLLRKAAKHLKNGGELRLVANSFLKYQPLIEEHLGICAIKAEGQGFRIYRAKRG; encoded by the coding sequence ATGGATCCGCGCAGTGAAGTACTGCTTCGTCAGGCCGAGTTATTCCAGGGTTCGGTCCTGCTGGCCGGCCTGCCCGCCGATGATCTGCTCGGCCGCTTGCCCGAGGCTCATGGCTGGTGCTGGCACGCCGGCGACCAGGCGGCGCTGGACGCGCGGTTCCCGGAACGCAGCCAGTTTGGCGTGAACGTTCCGGAGCGCGAATTCGACACCGCCGTGGTGTTCCTGCCCAAGGCCAAGGACCTCACCGACTACGTTCTCAATGCCGTGGCGTCACGCTTGGCCGGTCGCGAAGTGTACCTGGTGGGCGAAAAGCGCAGCGGCATAGAAGGCGCGTCCAAGCAGCTCAACCCTTTCGGCAAGCCACGCAAGCTCGACAGTGCGCGCCATTGCCAACTCTGGCAGGTCACGGTCGCCAATGCGCCCCAAGCCAAGCCCCTGGAAAGCCTGGCCCAAAGTTACCAATTGCCGCTCGCCGAGGGCCCGCTGACGGTGATCAGCCTGCCAGGCGTGTTCAGTCACGGTCGCTTGGATCGCGGCAGTGCGCTGCTGCTGGAACACCTGGACAAACTACCCAGCGGCCATTTGCTGGATTTCGGCTGCGGCGCCGGGGTGCTGGGAGCAGCAGTCAAGCGCCGTTACCCGCACAACACGGTGACGCTGCTTGACGTCGACGCTTTCGCGGCCGCCAGCAGTCGCCTGACGCTGGCCGCCAACGGCTTGGAAGCCGAGGTTTTGACCGGCGATGGCATCGATGCCGCGCCGATGGGCTTGAGCGCGATCCTGAGCAATCCGCCGTTCCATGTCGGCGTCCACACCGATTACCACGCTACAGAAAACTTGCTGCGAAAAGCAGCCAAACATCTGAAAAACGGCGGCGAGCTGCGCTTGGTGGCGAACAGTTTCCTCAAATATCAGCCATTGATCGAAGAGCATCTGGGTATCTGTGCGATCAAGGCCGAAGGCCAGGGTTTTCGCATTTACCGAGCCAAGCGCGGCTGA
- a CDS encoding 2-hydroxyacid dehydrogenase, which yields MTNTARAVFLDHPSLDLGDLDLSPLRQCFSELQLFARTTQDQVTERLKGATVAITNKVVIDAAAMAASPELKLILISATGTNNVDLAAARQHGITVCNCQGYGTPSVAQHTIMLLLNLATRLADYQKAVGEGRWQQAPQFCLLDFPIVELEGKTLGLLGHGELGGAVARLAEAFGMRVLPGQIPGRPARPDRVPLDELLPQVDALTLHCPLTEHTRHFIGARELALLKPGAFLVNTARGGLVDEQALADALRSGHLGGAATDVLSVEPPTQGNPLLAGDIPRLIVTPHNAWGSREARQRIVGQLTENAQGFFSGTARRVVS from the coding sequence ATGACGAATACCGCTCGCGCCGTTTTTCTCGACCATCCTTCCCTGGACCTCGGTGACCTCGACTTGAGCCCGTTGCGCCAATGTTTCAGTGAGCTGCAACTGTTCGCCCGGACCACCCAGGATCAAGTGACAGAGCGGCTCAAGGGCGCCACGGTGGCAATCACTAACAAAGTGGTGATCGATGCCGCCGCCATGGCCGCCAGCCCGGAACTCAAACTGATCCTGATCAGCGCCACCGGCACCAACAACGTCGATCTGGCCGCCGCCCGCCAGCATGGCATCACCGTGTGTAACTGCCAGGGCTACGGCACGCCGTCGGTGGCACAGCACACGATCATGCTGTTGCTGAACCTGGCGACGCGGTTGGCCGACTACCAAAAAGCCGTTGGCGAAGGTCGTTGGCAACAGGCTCCGCAGTTCTGCCTGCTGGATTTCCCAATTGTCGAACTGGAGGGCAAGACCCTCGGCTTGCTGGGTCATGGCGAACTGGGCGGTGCCGTCGCGCGGCTGGCCGAAGCCTTTGGCATGCGCGTGCTGCCGGGGCAGATTCCAGGTCGCCCTGCCCGCCCCGACCGCGTGCCGCTGGACGAGCTGCTGCCGCAAGTTGACGCCCTGACCCTGCACTGCCCGCTCACCGAGCACACCCGCCATTTCATCGGCGCGCGCGAACTGGCATTGCTCAAGCCCGGCGCGTTCCTGGTCAACACCGCACGCGGCGGACTGGTAGACGAACAGGCCCTCGCCGACGCCTTGCGCAGCGGTCACTTGGGCGGCGCTGCCACCGACGTGCTGAGCGTCGAGCCGCCGACCCAGGGCAATCCGCTGTTGGCCGGCGACATCCCCCGGTTGATCGTCACGCCCCACAACGCCTGGGGCAGCCGCGAGGCACGCCAGCGAATCGTCGGCCAACTGACGGAAAACGCGCAAGGGTTCTTCAGCGGTACAGCGCGACGTGTCGTCAGTTGA